In one Shinella zoogloeoides genomic region, the following are encoded:
- the xylB gene encoding xylulokinase, with the protein MYLGIDLGTSGVKAMLIDADQKVIGSASGKEVATARPHPGWSEQDPADWIRATEEAVAGLRAAHPGEFAAVRGIGLSGHMHGATLLDADDEVLRPCIMWNDTRSHREAAALDADPRFRKVTGNIVFPGFTAPKLVWVKANEPDVFARIRRVLLPKDYLRVWLAGEHLSDMSDSAGTAWLDTGARKWSAELLAATGLEERHMPGLVEGTEPAGTLRPELAARWGLGEGVVIAGGAGDNAASACGMGTVREGTAFVSLGTSGVLFAANASYLPNPESAVHAFCHALPDTWHQMGVILSATDALNWHSRVTGASAADLTGELGDALKAPSGVTFLPYLSGERTPHNDAAIRGAFLGLGHESGRVVLTQAVLEGVSFALRDNLEALRSAGTSLSRVTAIGGGSRSRYWLKSIATALNLPVDLPADGDFGAAFGAARLGLIAATGANPAEVLTAPATAETIEPETALAAAYEDAYQRYRRLYPAIRAAC; encoded by the coding sequence ATGTATCTCGGGATCGATCTCGGCACTTCGGGCGTCAAGGCCATGCTGATCGACGCGGACCAGAAGGTCATCGGCTCGGCGTCCGGCAAGGAGGTTGCGACGGCGCGCCCGCATCCCGGCTGGTCGGAGCAGGACCCGGCCGACTGGATCCGGGCGACGGAAGAGGCCGTCGCCGGCCTTCGCGCCGCCCATCCCGGCGAATTTGCCGCCGTGCGCGGCATAGGCCTGTCCGGCCACATGCACGGCGCGACGCTGCTCGATGCCGACGACGAGGTGCTGCGCCCCTGCATCATGTGGAACGACACGCGCAGCCACCGCGAGGCCGCCGCGCTCGATGCCGATCCGCGCTTCCGCAAGGTCACCGGCAACATCGTCTTCCCCGGCTTCACCGCGCCGAAGCTCGTCTGGGTGAAGGCCAACGAGCCGGATGTCTTCGCCAGGATCCGCCGGGTCCTGCTGCCCAAGGACTACCTGCGCGTCTGGCTTGCCGGCGAGCACCTGTCGGACATGTCGGATTCGGCCGGCACCGCCTGGCTCGACACCGGCGCGCGCAAATGGTCGGCGGAACTCCTGGCCGCGACCGGCCTGGAGGAGCGCCACATGCCCGGCCTCGTGGAAGGCACCGAGCCCGCCGGCACGTTGCGTCCGGAGCTTGCCGCCCGATGGGGGCTCGGCGAGGGCGTCGTCATCGCCGGCGGGGCCGGCGACAATGCGGCCTCGGCCTGCGGCATGGGCACGGTGCGCGAAGGCACGGCCTTCGTCTCGCTCGGCACGTCCGGCGTGCTCTTCGCCGCCAATGCCAGCTACCTGCCGAACCCGGAAAGCGCTGTGCACGCCTTCTGCCATGCGCTGCCGGATACCTGGCACCAGATGGGCGTCATCCTGTCGGCCACCGATGCGCTGAACTGGCATTCGCGCGTCACCGGCGCCTCTGCCGCCGATCTCACCGGCGAGCTCGGCGACGCGCTGAAGGCGCCGTCGGGTGTCACCTTCCTGCCCTATCTCTCCGGTGAGCGCACGCCGCACAACGACGCGGCCATCCGCGGCGCCTTCCTCGGCCTCGGCCATGAGAGCGGCCGCGTGGTGCTGACGCAGGCCGTGCTGGAAGGCGTCTCCTTCGCCCTTCGCGACAATCTCGAAGCGCTGAGATCCGCCGGCACGTCGCTTTCGCGCGTCACGGCCATCGGCGGCGGCTCGCGCTCGCGCTACTGGCTGAAATCCATCGCCACCGCGCTGAACCTGCCGGTCGACCTGCCGGCCGACGGCGATTTCGGCGCCGCTTTCGGCGCCGCACGCCTCGGCCTCATCGCCGCGACCGGCGCGAACCCGGCCGAGGTGCTGACCGCGCCCGCCACTGCCGAAACCATCGAACCCGAGACGGCGCTCGCCGCCGCCTATGAGGACGCCTACCAGCGCTACCGCCGCCTCTACCCGGCGATCCGCGCCGCCTGCTGA
- a CDS encoding AraC family transcriptional regulator, with product MHPVAKAIWYIESHFGRAIALSEIAAMAGMSRHHLSRRFSEMTGQNLNRYLRARRLSVAARQLAGGAQNILTVALEAGYGSHEAFTRAFREEFGLTPEALRARRDLSGLTLQEPIRMSAIDKSNLPSPRIETLDAFVIAGLGADFEPGKAAGIPALWQKFNEYFGHIPGQTDKTAFGLCRMLPGKEGFRYVAGVRVARSDDLPAGFETIHVPAQSWAMFPHESHVNGIAATADAAFRTWLPASGRTIGPFPDVLEFYGEDFDPETGVGRVEIWLPLADQMTNS from the coding sequence ATGCACCCCGTTGCCAAGGCCATCTGGTATATCGAGAGCCATTTCGGCCGCGCCATCGCGCTTTCCGAAATCGCGGCGATGGCCGGCATGTCGCGCCACCACCTGTCCCGGCGGTTCAGCGAGATGACCGGCCAGAACCTCAACCGATACCTGCGCGCCCGCCGTCTCTCGGTGGCCGCCCGGCAGCTTGCCGGCGGTGCGCAGAACATCCTGACGGTGGCGCTCGAAGCCGGCTACGGCTCCCATGAGGCATTCACCCGCGCCTTCCGCGAGGAATTCGGCCTGACGCCGGAAGCCCTGCGCGCAAGGCGCGACCTCTCAGGCCTCACCCTTCAGGAGCCCATCCGCATGTCCGCCATCGACAAGAGCAACCTTCCCTCGCCCCGCATCGAAACGCTCGATGCCTTCGTCATCGCCGGCCTCGGCGCCGATTTCGAGCCCGGCAAGGCGGCCGGCATTCCGGCGCTCTGGCAGAAGTTCAACGAATATTTCGGCCACATCCCCGGCCAGACCGACAAGACCGCCTTCGGCCTGTGCCGCATGCTGCCGGGCAAAGAGGGCTTCCGCTACGTCGCGGGCGTGCGCGTTGCACGCAGCGACGACCTGCCGGCGGGCTTCGAGACAATCCACGTCCCTGCGCAAAGCTGGGCGATGTTCCCGCACGAAAGCCATGTCAACGGCATTGCAGCGACGGCGGACGCTGCCTTCCGCACCTGGCTGCCGGCCTCCGGCCGCACGATCGGCCCCTTCCCCGACGTGCTCGAATTCTACGGCGAGGACTTCGATCCCGAGACAGGGGTCGGCCGCGTGGAAATCTGGCTTCCGCTCGCAGATCAGATGACGAATTCGTGA
- a CDS encoding LacI family DNA-binding transcriptional regulator, translating into MRPTVHDIAAEAGVSLATVDRVLNDRPGVRGVTRARVEAAIAALGYVRDVAAANLAKSRVYPLVFILPQGDNPFMRGLEAQVRRAGLHSPAERTRLSVVSVPAFDAVALVRAIDAAIAEDVAGIAAVVVDAPEVSAAIARAQAAGIPFVTLVSDLEGSGRDHFVGVDNIAAGRTAGSLMGRFLGGRPGPVAVLAGSMRLRDHRERLDGFLAAMAAMPTARTVLPVLEGQDDPGQAFALISRCLAATPDLAGIYSLGAGNHGLVKALSGRTDAGLCVIAHELTADTRAALETGLIDAVLNQDAGHEVRSAVRVLRAKADGLPVNAAQERIRLDIFIKDNLPPAGPDEE; encoded by the coding sequence ATGAGACCTACGGTTCACGATATTGCCGCGGAGGCGGGCGTCAGCCTCGCCACCGTCGACCGCGTGCTCAACGACCGGCCGGGCGTGCGTGGCGTCACGCGCGCCAGGGTCGAGGCGGCGATCGCGGCGCTCGGCTATGTGCGCGACGTGGCGGCGGCGAACCTTGCGAAAAGCCGCGTCTATCCGCTGGTCTTCATCCTGCCGCAAGGCGACAATCCCTTCATGCGCGGGCTGGAGGCGCAGGTTCGCCGCGCCGGCCTGCATTCGCCGGCAGAGCGCACGCGCCTTTCGGTGGTGTCCGTTCCCGCCTTCGATGCGGTGGCGCTCGTGCGGGCGATCGATGCCGCCATCGCCGAGGATGTCGCGGGCATCGCGGCGGTCGTCGTCGATGCGCCGGAGGTCTCCGCCGCCATCGCCCGGGCGCAGGCGGCCGGCATTCCCTTCGTCACGCTGGTGTCGGATCTCGAAGGCTCCGGTCGCGATCATTTCGTCGGCGTCGACAACATCGCCGCCGGCCGCACTGCCGGCAGCCTGATGGGCCGCTTCCTCGGCGGGCGGCCCGGCCCCGTCGCGGTGCTTGCCGGCTCCATGCGCCTGCGCGACCACCGCGAGCGCCTTGACGGCTTTCTTGCCGCCATGGCGGCCATGCCGACAGCGCGCACCGTGCTGCCGGTGCTGGAAGGACAGGACGATCCGGGGCAGGCCTTCGCGCTGATTTCGCGCTGCCTCGCCGCCACCCCCGATCTTGCCGGTATCTACAGCCTCGGCGCCGGCAACCACGGCCTCGTGAAGGCCCTCTCCGGCCGTACGGATGCGGGCCTCTGCGTCATCGCGCACGAACTGACCGCCGATACCCGCGCGGCGCTCGAAACCGGCCTGATCGACGCCGTGCTCAACCAGGATGCCGGCCATGAGGTGCGCAGCGCCGTCCGCGTTCTGCGCGCCAAGGCGGATGGCTTGCCGGTGAACGCCGCGCAGGAACGCATCCGCCTCGACATCTTCATCAAGGACAATCTTCCGCCGGCCGGCCCGGACGAGGAATAG
- a CDS encoding HlyD family secretion protein → MSTSHGAGTAKVRPVNDDYEAETAEAKPVTAEAAPAAAVAQPEKKKGGRRLMLPVVGLVLLAAAGWYGYQWWTHGRFMISTDDAYIEGDIASISPKVSGYVEAVNVVANQAVKAGDPLVTLDNGDYRLASEQAEAQIATQKLALDRIDAQIEGAKASLAQAEAQKTAYQAALSGAQVAEKRAKELNAKAVGTTASLDSATVALDQAKANLVGADANIVSARASISVLEAQRAESESGIRTLELARDKAERDLGFTVLKAPYDGVVGNVSVQVGDLVSAGQRLAALVPVTDLYVEANFKETQIAHLVPGSKVHLHVDAYENDDILGTVQSIAPASGSVFSLLPAENATGNFTKVTQRVPVRIALPKDALDTGKLRAGLSVVVDVDSRTAPTDTALAARAE, encoded by the coding sequence ATGTCGACTTCCCATGGCGCCGGCACGGCGAAGGTTCGCCCGGTCAACGACGATTATGAGGCCGAGACCGCCGAGGCCAAGCCGGTGACGGCGGAGGCGGCGCCCGCCGCGGCCGTTGCCCAGCCGGAAAAGAAGAAGGGCGGGCGCCGGCTGATGCTGCCGGTCGTCGGCCTCGTGCTGCTCGCCGCCGCCGGCTGGTACGGCTATCAGTGGTGGACGCACGGCCGTTTCATGATCTCGACCGACGACGCCTATATCGAGGGCGACATCGCCTCCATCTCCCCGAAGGTCTCGGGTTATGTCGAGGCGGTCAACGTCGTCGCCAACCAGGCGGTCAAGGCGGGCGATCCGCTCGTCACGCTCGACAATGGAGACTACCGCCTTGCGAGCGAGCAGGCCGAGGCCCAGATCGCCACGCAGAAGCTTGCGCTTGACCGCATCGACGCCCAGATCGAGGGCGCCAAGGCGAGCCTTGCCCAAGCCGAAGCCCAGAAGACGGCCTACCAGGCCGCCCTCAGCGGCGCGCAAGTCGCCGAAAAGCGCGCCAAGGAGCTGAACGCCAAGGCCGTCGGCACCACGGCTTCGCTCGACAGCGCCACCGTCGCGCTCGACCAGGCCAAGGCCAACCTCGTCGGCGCCGACGCCAACATCGTCTCGGCCAGGGCGAGCATCTCCGTTCTCGAGGCGCAGCGCGCCGAGTCCGAAAGCGGCATCCGCACGCTCGAGCTTGCCCGCGACAAGGCGGAGCGCGATCTCGGCTTCACCGTGCTGAAGGCGCCCTATGACGGCGTGGTCGGCAACGTCTCCGTGCAGGTCGGCGACCTCGTCTCGGCCGGCCAGCGCCTTGCCGCGCTCGTTCCGGTGACGGACCTCTATGTCGAGGCCAACTTCAAGGAAACGCAGATCGCCCATCTGGTGCCCGGCTCGAAGGTGCACCTGCATGTCGATGCCTACGAGAACGACGATATCCTCGGCACGGTGCAATCGATCGCGCCGGCGTCTGGCTCGGTCTTCTCGCTGCTGCCGGCGGAAAACGCCACGGGCAACTTCACCAAGGTCACGCAGCGCGTGCCGGTCCGCATCGCCCTGCCGAAGGACGCACTGGATACCGGCAAGCTGAGGGCCGGCCTCAGCGTCGTGGTCGATGTCGACAGCCGCACGGCGCCGACGGACACGGCGCTCGCCGCCAGGGCCGAATAA
- a CDS encoding metallophosphoesterase yields MPFKPTRRHLLTAAGGFGLSLALPRLSGFAQTWPATDATFVFSCDVHACLVSADSLSPNCAAEGKTDAALLRHVAAVNAVDGLEWPAEIDGKPSGLAGAGTRIAAPRGLVLGGDMTDDGGGQVKVPGEGRQLQQFSSRYQQGTGPDRVHYPVYNGLGNHDLDQDGASPHRDWYRRELRDYVELNHRSTVFYKAPVPVTNYDIDSDNYSWDWGGLHLVQLQRFGGDDTKGAISGLPWLKDDLATYAGDGRPVVLFQHYGWDRFSTEHWDPAAGTFDPQGAGAAHWWSDAERAGLLAALKGYNVVGIFHGHEHPTPMIYNHEGYDIFKPVAAFLGGLALVRVTDAFLDIALARAGENPADIVFTHAFSKRFSR; encoded by the coding sequence ATGCCGTTCAAGCCCACGCGCCGTCATCTCCTGACCGCGGCCGGGGGCTTCGGCCTGTCGCTTGCCTTGCCGAGGCTTTCCGGCTTCGCGCAGACGTGGCCTGCGACCGATGCGACCTTTGTCTTTTCCTGCGATGTCCATGCCTGCCTCGTCTCGGCCGACAGCCTTAGCCCGAACTGCGCGGCTGAGGGCAAGACCGATGCGGCGCTTCTGCGCCACGTCGCGGCGGTGAATGCCGTGGACGGTCTTGAGTGGCCGGCGGAGATCGACGGCAAGCCGTCCGGCCTTGCCGGCGCAGGAACGCGCATCGCCGCGCCGCGGGGCCTGGTGCTCGGCGGCGACATGACGGATGACGGCGGCGGGCAGGTGAAGGTGCCGGGCGAGGGGCGGCAGCTCCAGCAGTTTTCCAGCCGCTATCAGCAGGGCACGGGTCCCGACCGGGTGCACTATCCGGTCTATAACGGCCTCGGCAATCACGATCTCGACCAGGACGGCGCCTCGCCGCACCGCGACTGGTATCGGCGCGAACTGCGCGACTATGTCGAGCTGAATCACCGCTCGACCGTGTTCTACAAGGCCCCGGTGCCCGTCACGAACTACGATATCGATTCGGACAATTATTCCTGGGACTGGGGCGGCTTGCATCTCGTCCAGCTCCAGCGCTTCGGCGGCGACGACACGAAGGGCGCGATCAGTGGCCTGCCGTGGCTGAAGGACGACCTTGCGACCTATGCCGGCGACGGCCGGCCGGTCGTGCTCTTCCAGCACTACGGCTGGGACCGGTTCTCCACCGAGCACTGGGATCCGGCCGCGGGGACCTTCGACCCGCAGGGCGCCGGTGCCGCGCACTGGTGGAGCGATGCCGAGCGCGCCGGGCTTCTCGCCGCGCTGAAGGGCTACAATGTGGTCGGCATCTTCCACGGCCACGAGCATCCGACGCCGATGATCTACAACCACGAGGGCTACGACATCTTCAAGCCCGTCGCGGCCTTCCTGGGCGGCCTCGCGCTCGTTCGCGTAACCGATGCGTTCCTCGACATCGCGCTCGCAAGGGCCGGCGAGAACCCCGCCGACATCGTCTTCACGCACGCCTTCAGTAAGCGTTTTTCACGCTGA
- a CDS encoding methyl-accepting chemotaxis protein: protein MPAQDTKTKQLNERLQFVDLDTRQRDALKRALPTISASLDGALDTFYRKARATPETARFFSSEAHIQSAKGRQVKHWELIGSANFDTQYVDAVTTIGKTHARLGLEPRWYIGGYALILEAIVESVIAKHLEGFLYRKKAAALGGEITAIVKAALVDMDYAISVYLEALQEEREKSEAERQARNAEQEEALAALDASLTRLAGGDLTAAISKPLAPQFEGLRSNFNSAIAKLDDTLGAIVTAADDAAGNSGELVHATDDMAKRTEQQAASLEETAAAVEEITTISREAAGRAEEARRVVRSATEEAERSGEVVEQAVGAMSAIQDSSGRITQIIGVIDQISFQTNLLALNAGVEAARAGEAGKGFAVVAQEVRELAQKSAEAAKEIKALIDKSFADVQLGVSLVNRTGEALHHIGEQVVHINAHIDAIASSAREQSAGISEINTAVGSMDQMTQQNAAMVEETNAATHNLMQVSTTLKGLVDRFVVSAERSERPARPAQRRYG from the coding sequence ATGCCAGCGCAGGATACCAAGACCAAGCAGTTGAACGAACGCCTGCAATTCGTCGATCTCGACACGCGCCAGCGGGATGCGCTGAAGCGGGCGCTGCCGACCATTTCCGCCTCGCTCGACGGCGCGCTCGACACCTTCTACCGCAAGGCGCGCGCGACGCCGGAGACGGCCCGCTTCTTTTCCAGCGAGGCGCATATCCAGAGCGCCAAGGGCCGGCAGGTCAAGCATTGGGAACTGATCGGCTCGGCCAATTTCGACACGCAATATGTCGATGCCGTCACGACGATCGGCAAGACCCACGCCCGCCTCGGCCTCGAGCCGCGCTGGTATATCGGCGGTTACGCGCTGATCCTCGAAGCCATCGTCGAGAGCGTCATCGCAAAGCACCTCGAAGGCTTCCTCTACCGCAAGAAGGCGGCGGCGCTGGGCGGGGAGATCACCGCCATCGTCAAGGCCGCCCTGGTCGACATGGATTATGCGATCTCGGTCTATCTCGAAGCGCTCCAGGAGGAGCGTGAGAAATCCGAGGCCGAGCGGCAGGCCCGCAATGCCGAGCAGGAAGAGGCGCTTGCCGCGCTCGATGCCTCGCTGACCCGCCTTGCCGGCGGCGACCTCACGGCCGCCATTTCCAAACCGCTCGCCCCGCAGTTCGAGGGCCTGCGCTCCAATTTCAACTCGGCCATCGCGAAGCTGGACGACACGCTCGGCGCGATCGTCACGGCGGCGGACGATGCGGCCGGCAATTCCGGCGAGCTCGTTCACGCCACCGACGACATGGCCAAGCGCACCGAGCAGCAGGCGGCGTCCCTCGAGGAGACGGCGGCGGCCGTCGAGGAGATCACCACCATTTCCCGCGAGGCGGCCGGGCGGGCGGAAGAGGCCCGCCGCGTCGTGCGCAGCGCAACGGAGGAGGCCGAGCGCTCGGGCGAGGTGGTCGAGCAGGCGGTCGGCGCCATGAGCGCCATCCAGGATTCATCCGGCAGGATTACCCAGATCATCGGCGTCATCGACCAGATTTCCTTCCAGACCAACCTCCTGGCGCTGAATGCCGGCGTCGAGGCCGCCCGCGCCGGCGAGGCCGGCAAGGGCTTTGCGGTCGTGGCGCAGGAGGTGCGCGAACTCGCGCAGAAATCCGCCGAGGCCGCCAAGGAGATCAAAGCGCTGATCGACAAGTCCTTCGCGGATGTGCAGCTCGGCGTGTCGCTGGTCAACCGAACGGGCGAGGCGCTGCATCATATCGGCGAGCAGGTCGTGCACATCAACGCCCATATCGACGCCATTGCCAGCTCCGCACGCGAACAGTCGGCCGGCATTTCCGAGATCAACACGGCCGTCGGCAGCATGGACCAGATGACCCAGCAGAATGCCGCGATGGTGGAAGAAACCAACGCCGCAACGCACAATCTCATGCAGGTCAGCACCACGCTGAAGGGGCTCGTGGACCGGTTCGTCGTCTCGGCGGAGCGCAGCGAGCGGCCGGCAAGGCCAGCGCAGCGGCGGTATGGATGA
- a CDS encoding DHA2 family efflux MFS transporter permease subunit: protein MAATALPAAGALAAPAQADKVPVRRVVAFFAMVFGMFMSILDIQIVSASLSEIQAGLGAGADEIAWVQTSYLIAEVIMIPLSGTLARIVSTRILFSFSAAGFTIASALAATATNIDQMIVYRAIQGFIGGGMIPSVFAAAFTIFPPSKRSVVSPMIGLVATLAPTIGPTVGGYLSHAFSWHWLFLVNIIPGIIVTVLTFNLIDFDKPEFNLIKRFDWWGLASMAVFLGSLEYVLEEGNNKDWFNDEHIVLGTVAIVVGAVVFFWRAFKVPFPVVDLRAFANRNFAFGSVFSFVMGIGLYGLTYLYPLYLARIRGYDSLMIGETMFVSGLAMFCTAPIAGMMSSRLDPRVMMMIGFGGFALGTWSMTQLTADWDFYELLLPQILRGVSLMICMVPINNVALGTLPPERIRNASGLFNLTRNLGGAVGLAVINTILTQRSQEHYLRLSEHVQWGNPVAVEQMRNMASSFNAHGLDGATIAVKQMAGMVQQQAYILSFIDIFLLLTFLFGALVACAFAISKPQSGVGGGGGH, encoded by the coding sequence ATGGCCGCGACCGCTCTACCGGCAGCAGGCGCCCTGGCGGCGCCCGCGCAGGCCGACAAGGTTCCCGTCCGCCGGGTCGTCGCGTTCTTCGCGATGGTCTTCGGCATGTTCATGTCGATCCTCGACATCCAGATCGTCTCCGCCTCGCTGTCCGAGATCCAGGCCGGGCTCGGCGCCGGCGCGGACGAGATCGCCTGGGTGCAGACGTCCTACCTCATCGCCGAAGTCATCATGATCCCGCTGTCGGGTACGCTCGCGCGTATCGTCTCGACGCGTATCCTGTTCAGCTTCTCGGCCGCCGGCTTCACCATCGCCAGCGCGCTTGCCGCGACCGCGACGAACATCGACCAGATGATCGTCTACCGCGCCATCCAGGGCTTTATCGGCGGCGGCATGATCCCCTCGGTCTTCGCGGCCGCCTTCACCATCTTCCCGCCCTCCAAGCGCTCCGTCGTCTCGCCGATGATCGGCCTCGTCGCCACGCTCGCGCCCACCATCGGTCCGACGGTCGGCGGTTATCTCAGCCACGCCTTCTCCTGGCACTGGCTGTTCCTCGTCAACATCATTCCGGGCATCATCGTCACGGTCCTCACCTTCAACCTGATCGATTTCGACAAGCCGGAATTCAATCTGATCAAGCGCTTCGACTGGTGGGGCCTCGCCTCCATGGCGGTGTTCCTCGGCTCGCTGGAATACGTGCTGGAAGAGGGCAACAACAAGGACTGGTTCAACGACGAGCACATCGTGCTCGGCACCGTCGCCATCGTGGTCGGCGCCGTGGTCTTCTTCTGGCGGGCCTTCAAGGTGCCGTTTCCGGTGGTGGACCTGCGCGCCTTCGCCAACCGCAACTTCGCCTTCGGCTCGGTCTTCTCCTTCGTCATGGGCATCGGCCTCTACGGCCTGACCTATCTCTACCCGCTCTACCTCGCGCGCATCCGCGGCTACGATTCACTGATGATCGGCGAGACCATGTTCGTCTCGGGCCTTGCCATGTTCTGCACCGCGCCGATCGCCGGCATGATGTCGTCGCGGCTCGATCCGCGCGTCATGATGATGATCGGCTTCGGCGGCTTCGCGCTCGGCACCTGGTCGATGACGCAGCTTACCGCCGACTGGGATTTCTACGAGCTGCTCCTGCCACAGATCCTGCGCGGCGTCTCGCTGATGATCTGCATGGTGCCGATCAACAACGTCGCGCTCGGCACGCTGCCGCCAGAGCGCATCCGCAACGCCTCCGGCCTCTTCAACCTGACGCGAAACCTCGGCGGGGCCGTGGGGCTGGCGGTCATCAACACGATCCTGACGCAGCGTTCGCAGGAGCATTACCTGCGCCTGTCCGAGCATGTGCAGTGGGGCAATCCCGTCGCCGTCGAGCAGATGCGCAACATGGCCTCCAGCTTCAACGCGCACGGCCTCGACGGGGCGACCATCGCCGTCAAGCAGATGGCCGGCATGGTGCAGCAACAGGCCTATATCCTGTCCTTCATCGACATCTTCTTGCTGCTCACCTTCCTCTTCGGCGCGCTCGTCGCCTGCGCCTTCGCGATCAGCAAGCCGCAATCGGGCGTCGGAGGCGGCGGCGGGCACTGA
- a CDS encoding TetR/AcrR family transcriptional regulator has protein sequence MEMQTTEGRPDAPQTGRRAAGEDPAKREQILDGAKRVFMEQGFEAASMNDITRAAGVSKGTIYVYFENKEDLFGYMIERERQRITETVRHALDGRKPIGETLNGFGTLFATHMTADQTIRAMRMVIAANHRLPSLCSRFFSATPINPVSVLQDYLDRQVAAGIIVCDDTAQAAKQFIELTTVGLFKPRIFGSMEEVPSTAMIEKNVTSAIRVFLAAYGAKS, from the coding sequence ATGGAGATGCAGACGACGGAAGGCCGACCGGACGCTCCGCAGACGGGTCGCCGCGCCGCCGGGGAGGACCCCGCCAAGCGCGAGCAGATCCTAGACGGCGCAAAGCGCGTGTTCATGGAGCAAGGCTTCGAAGCCGCCAGCATGAACGACATCACGCGCGCGGCCGGCGTTTCCAAGGGCACCATCTACGTCTATTTCGAAAACAAGGAAGACCTGTTCGGCTACATGATCGAACGGGAGCGCCAGCGGATCACCGAGACGGTGCGCCACGCGCTCGACGGCCGGAAACCGATCGGCGAAACGCTCAACGGCTTCGGCACGCTCTTTGCCACGCACATGACGGCAGACCAGACGATCCGCGCCATGCGCATGGTGATCGCCGCCAACCATCGCCTGCCGAGCCTCTGCAGCCGCTTCTTCTCCGCAACGCCGATCAACCCCGTCTCGGTGCTGCAGGACTATCTCGACCGGCAGGTCGCCGCCGGCATCATCGTCTGCGACGACACGGCCCAGGCCGCCAAGCAGTTCATCGAACTCACCACGGTCGGTCTCTTCAAGCCGCGCATCTTCGGCTCCATGGAGGAGGTTCCCTCCACGGCCATGATCGAGAAGAACGTCACCTCGGCGATCCGCGTCTTCCTCGCGGCCTACGGCGCCAAGTCCTAG
- the xylA gene encoding xylose isomerase, whose amino-acid sequence MATGFFGDIAKIKYEGPESTNPLAFRHYNPDEIVAGKRMEDHLRFAVAYWHTFVWPGGDPFGGQTFERPWFEDSMKAAKLKADVAFEFFQLLGVPFYCFHDADVRPEGRDFVENTKNLNEIVDYFAQKQAETGVKLLWGTANLFSNRRYMGGAATNPDPDVFAFAAATVKTCIDATHRLGGDNYVLWGGREGYETLLNTNIGQELDQLGRFVNMVVEYKHKIGFKGAILIEPKPQEPTKHQYDYDVATVFGFLKKYGLENEVKLNIEQGHAILAGHSFEHELALANALGVFGSIDMNRNDYQSGWDTDQFPNNVPEMALAYYQVLAGGGFTTGGTNFDAKLRRQSIDPEDLLIGHIGGMDCCARGVKAAAKMLEDKALSGPLSERYAGWQKPDAQEILAGGSSLEALEAYVLDGNVNPQPRSGRQEFLENVVNRYV is encoded by the coding sequence ATGGCCACCGGCTTTTTCGGCGATATCGCCAAGATCAAATATGAAGGTCCAGAGAGCACCAATCCGCTCGCCTTCCGCCACTACAATCCCGACGAGATCGTCGCGGGCAAGCGCATGGAGGATCACCTGCGCTTTGCCGTCGCCTACTGGCACACCTTCGTCTGGCCGGGCGGGGACCCCTTCGGCGGGCAGACCTTCGAGCGCCCGTGGTTCGAGGATTCGATGAAGGCCGCGAAGCTCAAGGCCGATGTCGCCTTCGAGTTCTTCCAGCTGCTCGGCGTGCCCTTCTACTGCTTCCACGATGCCGACGTGCGCCCGGAAGGCAGGGACTTCGTCGAGAACACGAAGAACCTCAACGAGATCGTCGACTATTTCGCGCAGAAGCAGGCCGAAACGGGCGTGAAGCTGCTCTGGGGCACCGCCAACCTCTTCTCCAACCGCCGCTACATGGGCGGCGCAGCGACCAACCCGGATCCCGATGTCTTCGCCTTCGCCGCGGCGACGGTGAAGACCTGCATCGACGCGACGCACCGCCTCGGCGGCGACAATTACGTTTTGTGGGGCGGCCGCGAGGGCTACGAGACCCTGCTCAACACCAATATCGGCCAGGAGCTCGACCAGCTCGGCCGCTTCGTCAACATGGTCGTCGAATACAAGCACAAGATCGGCTTCAAGGGCGCGATCCTCATCGAGCCGAAGCCGCAGGAGCCGACCAAGCACCAGTACGACTACGACGTCGCGACGGTCTTCGGCTTCCTCAAGAAATACGGCCTTGAGAACGAGGTGAAGCTCAATATCGAGCAGGGCCACGCCATCCTCGCCGGCCATTCCTTCGAGCACGAGCTGGCGCTCGCCAACGCGCTCGGTGTCTTCGGCTCCATCGACATGAACCGCAACGACTACCAGTCCGGCTGGGACACCGACCAGTTCCCGAACAACGTGCCGGAAATGGCGCTGGCCTATTACCAGGTTCTCGCCGGCGGCGGCTTCACGACGGGCGGCACGAATTTCGACGCGAAGCTGCGCCGCCAGTCGATCGATCCGGAAGACCTGTTGATCGGCCACATCGGCGGCATGGATTGCTGCGCGCGCGGCGTGAAGGCGGCGGCGAAGATGCTGGAGGACAAGGCGCTCTCCGGGCCGCTTTCCGAGCGCTATGCCGGCTGGCAGAAGCCGGACGCGCAGGAGATCCTCGCCGGCGGCTCCTCGCTGGAGGCGCTGGAAGCCTATGTGCTTGACGGCAACGTCAATCCGCAGCCGCGCTCCGGCCGGCAGGAGTTTCTGGAAAACGTAGTCAACCGCTACGTCTGA